The genome window AAACATGTCACCAATTACTTATTATCCCCTACCAATCATAACTGAATTTTGAATCAACATACCATCAAAATCTATTCATTCAAAAAATAGGGCGGTCGAAAGACCTTTATAATGTGAAGCGCAGTGAATTGGCTTTCGACCAGAAATCTGAAGTGCGTTGGTTCGATTCCCGCACCTATTCTTGGCTTATTTGTCAGTTCGTTTGCTTTACCGTAGCCGGACAAACCATTTAATGAAAGAGATATATGTGAACTTGCTTTCTAGTTCACGGGTCAAAGGTAGTTGCAAAGAGATGAAACGAACTTCACAATTACCAAATCATAAAAATATTGTAATTTAAACATGACATGATATCTACCATGTCTATCTTATAAAACCCCGGCCAAAGCAAACATCGGTTTCTCTACTGTTTACGGAACATTATCCTGGAGATATTAATTGTTCCTGTGTGAATTAATTATTTACAAAAGTCAATCATGAATGTGGTAAATACTTGACACATTtcgaaatacaatttacaaacgaCATTTGCATACTTTGATCGCTAAAGTTGTTGCAAGGAAAGTTCGATGTTGATCAAAATGCAAACAGTGATATAATACCTGTtggcatttttttattattatttagtggCGCGTCCTTACATTCCAGACAGACAGATATTTGACTTTGGACACTTAATGCTGCTGGTTCAGGAAAGTATCCAACAAACTATTATAAATTCTGAAAGAAACAACAATatttaatatgcaatttgatcTGAGTATAATCATAGGTAAACAGGGGGTAGCCGTTACCTAATAtgaacagggccggatttacctttttggaggccctgggccaggccaaaatttggaggccccaaacgcaccgtgaggaaggcatgtgcactcaagtgggcaagtttttagattttactaggaaaTTTGTGCGCGAAAAGTTTAGCACAAATTGTagttgaattttgctatataacaggccagtgcgcgcgaaacgagcaaaattttgcaatgttcgtgccctatttttgcccaaaacatggtgtttttcagcTACAATGGAAGATGCACACAGCACAGGGTAATTTTGGGGGCCTgtaattttgggggcccccaaaatttgggggccctgggcccgggcccatctggccttatggtaaatccggccctgttatATGAATTCATTTTTTATTCCTCGCGCATTAAAGTGCCACGGTACTGAAATTCCCCGACAATACCATAAGTGGGATCTAACTGACCTGACCAACAAACAATCAACACATAAATATGCGAATACTGCCCAGAGGAAGTTGTCATAGTAACTTCATTGATGGGCAACGCCTTTCCATTTAACGCCACAACGTTAGGACTATCAATCTCACAGGGCAATTTGACACATATGTACTGCGAAAAGGAACTCATCACATCAGTACCAACGACTGTGCTAGTGATCTTGTAGTGGTCTGTAGTTTTAGGATTCGGACAGAATGTGATCTCCAAGAGAGCTTCTTGGTAATAACCAAGACGTTGGTTAGCTTCTATGGTGACGATTTCTGTGAGATACTCGGTGTCAACCTTCAAATGAAGCCTGGAAGTGGATGGCTTCGTATAACCTGGACCAGCATAGTTATTTCTTGTCTTAGAGTCCTGTTAGAAGGAATGGAGGTAATAACATGTTAGGACGAACATATGCTCTTTTACATGAAAGTATTATGATCATTGCTCTTAAGTAGATTTTAAACTGATCAATGATTTGCCGAACAAGAACACCCTAAAGTTCATTAAAAAATCAGGTGTTTGCCTTTTTGGATATAGATGTCCTTTTGACACGTGAAAGCATTGTAAAAAAAAGCATGGATAAGACTACACTGCATTTTTGGGTATACATAGAGAAAACGATATTAATTTACTCTTACAGAGCGGGTAATATATTTACGTGATTTATGAAATGGACATGACATATTATCTGATTATGATCAAATTGgcctatataattgaagacctgagctgagcgcaagaagaccgtaagtccacttggcctctcaacatgtatacactaaagttacgtatagtttcttagggttttataatgtttaatacatgttccagattgaaaatatcatgaaaggttgtgaaagatttgttttggcccctgaacatgtataaaacattaccaaactatacgaaactatacgcaacttgagtgtatacatttTGAGggaacttacggtcttcttgcgctcatctCTTCAATTGTTGATATTTTAGTGGTGCAACTAGGcaatatattttgaaatatcTGAAAATACCTGTAATTCATAGTTCATTATTTACCTTAACAATGCCTTTCGTGGTATTCTTTTGTAAGTAGATATCTATGGAAAAAGAAATAGCGTCAACGTTTCCAGCAATAACTTTGAGGTACAAGTCCTTTCTACTAATCCACTTCTGTATGACACAGCGCGGACCGGCTTGACCAACTTTGTCTGTGTTATTGCAAAGTGCGTCTTTCTGAGTCTGTAATTAGGAAGAAAATAATTAGCTTCTATTAATCTGAGGAATTGTTCACACACATGTAGTCAGGTAAGACATGGCATGGCGTATGACATGGTATGACATGGCGCCATAATATTGTACACTActgatgtgttttttttttttatttaatattaagtTGATGTTTATTGGATGTATATATAAAGTAATGATAATTTGACTGGTGCGCAATGCACCATTTCCAGACATTCCCATAAGTCTTTGCAATTGAAACCTTAAATACGTCACGCCCACTAGTCTATGTGTACATCCAGTGACGGTGCCAGGGGGCAAGGGGGAGGGCATTTTCTCCCCAactatttttcttgcccccctcccacttttgaggcaacaAGCctaaaattacataaatttccactttttaaggCAGTTTTGCgtaaaatttgtcgattttgcaccccttcccccgaaattcacttccccccatgcccccggaaaaaaatcctggtgccgccactgcgtACATTTGTTATTTCTGGTTATCGCGCAGTTCAACGTACGTAGTGACTTTCTCGTCGATTTGCGCAGTTCTATTGCGTAATCTTTACCTTTGTTGGGTCATCCACGATATAATAATATACTATTCCCATCGCTGGTTGCCATGATGGGTTGTTATATAGTAGTACTGCTGCATTGACAGTTTCACCTGCGAATTGCTGACACAAAGACGCTATGAATGTCTTGGATTCACCAATCCTTAACGTTGATGTAGCAGTAGTGATGTACCGGGTTGAAACCGGTACCGGTATCTGCTTGGCTCTTATCACTAAAACAATGGAATAACAAAAACATGATTAACAATGAGTAAGTTCCTTGTTATTTGTTTTGGTTCTGGTCATGCGGTTTCCCATTGTCGTAGCTAAGCTCTCGACAGAAGTTGGTATTGATAGCTTTGTCTCGACATTTTGTCAGGAAAATCGTCCATTATGGGAAGGGTGAGTgggcagggccgttccgaccatgaggccaggtaaggcggtcgcctagggcggcaaacgcagaggggcgcaacaACTTCGGGGCGAAAAAagaaacgggaatggagaaagaaaagggaagacaAAATGAGtgcggataaaaagaaaagaaatgggaggaaaaataaaaagggggcgaaataCAAATAGGTCGAAACTGATGAGTTTTTAAGGGGGTAaccttttttggtatgctttggtggggcggcaggaagaggctttgcctagggcggcaaaatccctaggaacgggcCTGTGAGTGGGGACGATTAAATAACACTAATAGGCGCCATAAATCACCTGAAACCaataaaatgattttaattatAGTGGTCTAGGTGAGTGTTGTCGGTCGACTTCAAATGCAAGACGCGCTGCCCAGTTTTGTAGACTTGTAATCGAGGCAAACCCTGTCGTTCACTACCTTCATTCAAGCATAATAGAACTAATATTAAATTTCTGCCCTATTATGACCATCGGGGAGGCACAGGAAAAATGGAACCATTTTTAGAttatcctttgaggtgtaaggatgccaacaCATATTGGTtccactaacatgactaatgtAGGAAAcctagatgctaactcaaaaatcaccccATAGCGCCATGCActatacatgaatgaatgataaAGATAGCCGTCATATAGATTTAGGTGGTTACACTGCAAAAGCATTGCGTAAATTTTACGGTAACTAAATACATGTTAACTTTGTTGAGTAAACGTTTACTGCATAAGTTTACTAAAGTTGCTTAAACTTTGGTGGTTTTTTGTTGCCTAAGCATTAATATAAACATTTTCCTGTAACTGCTACAAGTTACATTTTGAACAACTCAATTTAACAATCTAAAACATAATGTTCGGTTAGCCATAattaaatcaaaatgagaaataAGTAACAACAATTTCTATTCAAACATGTCATACCTATTTGCATCTGAAGAGACATATATCTTACCTGAAATTATACATGCAGTAAAAGCTAAACATATGAGTAGTAGACGAGACATGGTGACGAAATGCTG of Amphiura filiformis chromosome 14, Afil_fr2py, whole genome shotgun sequence contains these proteins:
- the LOC140170184 gene encoding uncharacterized protein isoform X3; translated protein: MSRLLLICLAFTACIISVIRAKQIPVPVSTRYITTATSTLRIGESKTFIASLCQQFAGETVNAAVLLYNNPSWQPAMGIVYYYIVDDPTKTQKDALCNNTDKVGQAGPRCVIQKWISRKDLYLKVIAGNVDAISFSIDIYLQKNTTKGIVKDSKTRNNYAGPGYTKPSTSRLHLKVDTEYLTEIVTIEANQRLGYYQEALLEITFCPNPKTTDHYKITSTVVGTDVMSSFSQYICVKLPCEIDSPNVVALNGKALPINEVTMTTSSGQYSHIYVLIVCWSGQLDPTYGIVGEFQYRGTLMREE